The Novibacillus thermophilus genome segment TGACGGGAGCCGGGCGGACAGATGCTGGTGTGCACGCAAAAGCACAAGTCGTCACGTTTGAATCTGCCGGTGCCGTTCCTGTGGAACGGTGGCCGCGTGTCCTCAACCACCGTCTGCCGCGGGACGTAGTCGTGATCTCGGCCCGATCTGTCCCCCCTTCTTTCCACCCCCGTTACGATGCCGTGGCGAAAGTATACCGTTACACTATTGACACGGCGCCCGTCCCCGACATTTTCACTCGCCGGTTTTGTACGCACTTTACTGAAGCGCTAGACGTGGAACGGATGCAGCAAGCCGCACGGTACTTGATCGGAAAACATGATTTTACGTCTTTTTCAGCTGCCCGGGCCCAAGTGTCCAACCGCATTCGCACCTTGAGAAAGGTAGACGTGTGGACAGACGGGACATACGTTCACTTCCTGTACGAAGGGAACGGCTTTTTGCAGCACATGGTACGGATTTTAACGGGAACGCTGGTCGAAGTCGGTATAACGGAGCGTCAGCCGGACGATATTCCACACATTCTCAAAGCAAAGGATCGGCGTGAAGCCGGCCGCACCATGCCGCCAGAGGGGCTGACGTTGTGGAAAGTGAAATATTCGTAGCAGTGGGTCGGAGGGTGGGATGTGCTGGAGGTCGGCATTTATGGTTATGTCACTCGACCAATCTGAAAAGATAACATAGCTAATCAATTGTCGAATCACCATTAGTTTTGTCGAAATGGGTCAGTCTACAAGGAAAATAGTGGTTCCGGAGCGAATGTCTTCATTCCAGATAAAAATCGGAATGAGGGATGATTGATGAGTAACTTCGCCCACATCTTAAACGACCGTTTTTCCATTGTGGCCGCTACAAGGGATGATGAATACGTCGCCCAGGTGATCAGCACCACGAAAACGATGGACAGCGTACACAACCTGGAAGATGAAGCTATCTTGGATGATTTTATGGGCTACTTGTCAGAAACCGGTGTCCTCCATTCTTTTTCCACCTTTCAAGCTAGCCAGTATCAACGGGTGATGATTCCGTTTTATTACTTCTTGATCACGTATTTGGCCAAAACATTGCTGGGCATTAAGGCGATGAAAAGTTTGCCTGCTCTGTTGTTTAGTGATCAGGGTGTGATGCGAACCTTGGGCTTTTCGGCTATGGTGTTGGAAGAAGGGTACTGTAATCGGGGTGCCGGTAAACGGCATAACGACACCCCACCCGCCAGCCCGTTTACCCCTCAGACACTGGCAGAATTCATGAATAAGGCGACACCACAGGAGATTGAACAACTGTTTAACACCAATATCGCCAACTTAGCGGCATCTGGTGCTTTCTACCAACAAGTGACGGGCATCATCGATGGCACCGATATCGAAACGACGCCGAACTACGAAGGTGCCGGAAAAGTGATGCGCAAAAAGAAAATCCACAACAAAAAGGGCGTCCGGGAGATCGAGTGTGTCGTTTACGGATGGAAAGCGATTGTGTTGTTTGACCAGCACACGGAAATTCCCCTTGCTCTAAAAGTCGTCCCCATTCATGAACACGAGTCCAAATATACGCGTGTGCTCATCGAGCAGGCTCAGCGCAATCTGGGCAAGCACAGCCGGATCACCCAAGTGTTGATGGATCGGGGCTTTCTGGACGGCACCACCTTATATTGGCTCGACCAACAAAAGATCACATTTGTGATTCCCGCACGCTCCAACATGGACGTCGCCCAGGATGCACGGGACTTGGCTCAAGCGTCCATGGGGGTGACGGATACACGCCAAGAAAAACAGACGTCCGGTCGTGGCAAAAGCAAAACCGAGCACATCCTCGAGACCCAAGTTACTGGTGTCAAGGCGTTAACCAGTTATGTCGATTATCGGGACCCGGCAAAGCCCGCAAAGCAATACAGTAAGACGGGCGGCGGCGGTTGCCCAATCAACGCCGTGGTCATTCAACGCTACCGAAACGAGGAGATCCCGGCAGACAAATGCCCTGTTTTTTTGACCAACAGTCCCGTTGACCGCCCTTTTGTTCCGTATGATGCTTATGATGGGCGCAGCCTTATTGAGAATTTACTTTTTCGTGAAGGCAAACAGGGCTGGAATCTGGAACATGCGCCAACCAAAACGGCCAATGGCATGGTATCGCACGTCTATTTCACGTTTTTGACCATTGCCCTGACAACGGCTTATCGAACTTGGTGTGCCGAGCAAACGGAAGAAGGCGAAGAGAGTGAATCCTCTAATCAGCCGTCGAAAGGGATTCGCAATTGGCGTCGTCGCCTTATGCAAGAAAATCAAGATCAGATCATTGTGTTCAGTGGCCCTTATTATGGTATCTTCCATCTCATGACCTTTGTTCAGCTTATGGGAGGTCAAGTTAAAGACCAGTCTCCCCGTGAGACTGCCGTTTTTCGACAAAATCATCATTTTTCGCCTTAAGTTATCTTTTCAGTACTCGACCAATGGTGACGCTTGACTTGCAGTTTGCAGTGTTATAATATGAACTTTGGTATTTTTTAAACCCACGAGCCCCGGGTTTAGTGATAAACGAGATTATACGTGGTGATACATGTTAACCGCAAGGTGAGTTGGATACGTAAGGAGGGACGGCCATGCGCACCACATATATGGCAAAGCCAAACGAAGTAGAGCGGAAGTGGTATGTCGTCGACGCGGCCGGTCAGACGCTCGGCCGTTTGGCATCGGAAGTGGCGAGCATTTTGCGAGGCAAAATGAAGCCGACGTACACACCTCATGTCGATACCGGCGATTACGTCATCGTTATCAATGCCGATCAGATTCAGCTGACCGGGAAAAAGTGGCAGAAGAAGAAATACTATCGCCACTCTGGGTATCCCGGCGGCCTGAAAGAAACGACGGCTCAAGAGCTGATGGCGAAAAAACCGGAAAAGCTGATCGAACTCGCGGTTAAAGGGATGCTCCCGCGGAACAGTTTGGGGCGGGCCCAGTTGAAAAAGTTGAAAGTGTATGCGGGTTCTGAACATCCCCATCAGGCTCAACAGCCGGAAACGTGGGAACTTCGCGGTTAAAACGCATAAATGGAAAATGTGCGGTGAAAAGGAGGTAAGACGATTTGGCGGAAGTGCAATATTACGGAACGGGACGCCGGAAAGAGTCCGTCGCCCGCGTATGGCTCGTGCCGGGGGAAGGCCGAATCACAGTTAACAAGCGGGACCTGGATGATTACTTCGGCTTGGAGACACTAAAGGCCATTGTGAAACAACCGCTCGTGTTGACTGATACCCTTGACCGTTACGATGTGAAGGTGAACGTGAGCGGCGGCGGATTTACCGGTCAAGCCGGAGCGATTCGCCACGGCATTGCCCGCGCTCTGTTGAAGGTGGACCCTGATTTGCGCCCGGTACTAAAAAAAGCCGGTTTCCTCACCCGAGATCCGAGAATGAAAGAACGGAAGAAATACGGTCTTAAAGCAGCACGTCGCGCACCGCAATTCTCGAAACGGTAAAACGTTCGGTACAACGCAACTGGCTGACAGCCTTTCTCACATTGGATGAGGAGGGCTGTTTTGTTTTCACGTCATCATCACTTATGTTGATCAACCGTGTGGCGCCGTTCGTTTCATTTGCGATAAATGCTACCACCGGCCTGGTGGTAAACGTGGAAGGAAGCAATGCTACGCGGCTAGACTGGATACCTTCACAGAAAAGCTGTAGGGATAGGGCTCGCTTTGGACTGGGACGAGGAATGGCTTGGATGTGTTTGTCGTGACTCCATATGGTGATCGGGAAAATGGGGTTTTTCATTCGAAAGTACTCCAATGGGGGATGGCGAGCTTGTAAAAATGGAAAAGGGAAAAGAATGTTTACGTCTTTTTGGCAAAAAAGTGTCCTTCTCCTCGGGGCGGAAGTGTGCATTTCGCTGTACCCGGAAAAAAGTCTTCTTAAACGTAACATAATGGCTGCCCTTGTCCCATATGTTGAACTAGGAGGGACAGGGGATGCCGCACACGAAAAAAAGCAGCGATGACAAGATGTTAATCGAAAAAAAGTGGGGAAAGAAAAAAAGGTGGGTGTTCCTCGCTTTGCTCGGGCTGGCTCTGGCAGTCTTGCTGTCACAGCCGACCTTTGAAGACAATTGGACGGTGTGGAAAATGCCGTTGGCTGGCCAAGTCATTGTGTTGGACCCAGGGCACGGGGGGATGACCCCGGCGCCATTAGCAGGAGTGGGGTAAAGGAGAAGGAGGTGGCGCTGAACATCGCGTTGGCATTAAGGGATTACTTGCAGCAGGCGGGCGCTTATGTCGTCATGACCCGGGAAAGCGATACGGACCTTGCCAACGAAAGGACAAAAGGCCACCGTAAGCGCAAAGTGGAAGATTTGAAGGCCCGTGTTAAACTCATTCGGGAGACGGAACCGAATTTCGTTGTCAGCATTCATGTGAACAGTATCGGTTCCTCCCGTTGGTATGGGGCCCAAACTTTTTACCATCCGGCGTTTGAAGAAAGCAAGCGCCTGGCTCACCTCATTCAACATCAATTTATTCAACATTTAAGGAATACGACACGTGTTGCAAAACAGGAGAGCAACATTTTTTTGCTCAAGTCGTCGCATGTCCCTGCGGTACTCGTCGAAGTCGGATTTTTGTCAAACCCGAGGGAGGCCGAATTGTTAGGACGGGAGTCATACCAGGATCGCGTTGCTTCCAGCATTTATAAAGGAATTCTCTCGTATTTTGCCGGTGAAACGCTCCCGGAAGTGCAATGAGTGAGTTTGGGTTGAGTCCAAATGTGTTATAATGGCAATGAACACGATATCAATATTGGGGTGTTTCACTATGTTGACGGAAGACAAAATTCTCGAGGCCTTAAAAGACGTAAAAGACCCGGAAATCAACCAAAGCCTCGTGGAATTAAATATGATTCGCGATGTTCAAGTAAACGGAGACATCGTCTCTTTAACCGTTGTCTTGACCATCCCCGGATGTCCGTTGAAAGCCAAAATTGAAGAAGACGTCGTAAACAAAGTGAAAGCGTTGGGGGCGAAGGAAGTTCACGTCACATTCGGCTCCATGACGGATGAAGAACGGGCCAAACTGTCGGCGAAGCTTCGCGGCCAAAGGCGAGGAGACGCGCCCAAATCCCAAAAACTTCTTTCCCCGATGCTGGCAGAAGATTCACCGACCCAATTTATTGCTGTGGCGAGCGGCAAGGGCGGGGTTGGTAAGTCGACCATTACCGTCAATCTGGCCGTTGCCCTGGCACGCAAAGGAAAAAGGGTCGGAATTATTGATGCTGACATTTACGGGTTCAGTGTTCCGGATATGATGGGAGTCGACCAGCGCCCCACCGTTATAGACAAAACAATTTTACCCGTCGAACGGTACGGTGTGAAAATCATTTCGATGGGATTCTTTGTCCAAGAGAACGCCCCTGTTATATGGCGCGGGCCGATGCTCGGCAAAATGTTGCGCAATTTCTTTACTGAAGTGCACTGGGATGAAATGGACTACATGCTCATCGACTTGCCCCCGGGAACCGGAGATATGGCGCTGGATGTCCACCAGTTAATCCCCAAGAGTAAGGAAATCATCGTCACGACACCCCATCCGACTGCCGCATTTGTGGCAGCGCGGGCAGGCGCCATGGCGTTGCACACGAATCACGAAATACTCGGCGTCGTGGAAAACATGGCGTATTACGAATGTTCCGACTGCGGTCACAAAGATTACATCTTTGGACAGGGCGGCGGTGAGAAGTTGGCCAAAGAGTTGAAAACGACGCTGCTAGCACAAATACCGCTCGGTGTACCAGATCACGACATTTCCGATCCGGACGCGTCCCCTTCGGTTTATGCAGCAGACTCCCGAACAGGAAAAATTTACGATCACTTGGCAGACGAAGTGCTGGATCGCTGTCCCCAACCGGTTATGGGTTAATGCGTGCCCCAGGGTCAACCTGGGGCTGTTTTACGTCGGTTGCGCGAGAGTGAGAGGCGTGTCCTTGTCTCCTCGCGCATGGTCCTCCTTTTTCCAAAAACGTGCCCGTGTTGGTACCGTTCCAGTGTAAGACCTTTGCGTTACGATCCGCTACCCCCTCCGCTTTGTCCACTGTCACCTCCTTGTCCTCCTTGATCCTCTTTCTTTAACGCTTCCTCGTTCGCCTTTATCATCAGCTGCATGTACTTTTCTTTAAACACGGGGTTATCGAGGGCTTCCGTCATGATCACCATGAGCTGTTTGCGGTAAGGTTCGGTTTTCATTAAGTCTGTCATCTGTTTCTCAAAGTCCGGGTTTTTCATGACGTCTGTCAACATTTTCTGGTATTCCGGGTCTTTCATTAATTGCTTGATCATTTCTTCGTGTTGTTTCTGAGTGGCTTTGGCAAAATTGGCGGCAACCTTTGGATCTTGAAACATTTTTTGTAGGTTCTTTTCATTTTTTGGGTCACTGATCGCCTTATTGACCGCTTGTGCCATATCCGTGTCCGTCATCATAATTTTCTCTTTGAATTCCGGATCCTTCATCATGTCTTGTATCGTCTTTTTGCCGTCTTCCGTCTTTAAAATGTCGATGACCATTTGTTTAGTTTCCTGGTAATCGGGCGAGCTTTGTGGACGTTCCTGGGGTGTACACGACACGATGAGAAACGTCAAACAGATGGCTACCAGCCACTTCTTCATTGCGATCACCTTTTGCACTGGGTCTTTTGGGATTACTGTTTAATATGACATTGTCAAGGAAAGATCATACTTATTAGAGGGGATTGGGTAGTATTGGCAGGGGGATTTTTGGTAAGATGATTAAAATGGCCGAATAAGGATTGTCAAAGGAGATTCACCAATCATGACCGTCAGAAAATGGGTTTTCCTCTTTTGGACGACCTTGCTCATCGGGGGTGTGGCAGCCCTCGTTACCGGATTCGTTCAGGAGTTCATTTCAGGGGTTAACTACGGAGCAGATTGGGGAACTGAACTGATCTTTAGCGTTTTTGGGAAGCTTTGGGCAGGTGCCATGTTTAGCGTCGTCGCACAATTAGGCTTTTTTGCATTTGTTGTGTTGAACTACCTTTTACTCAGTACATTTAGGCACAGCCGTTTGTACCAAGGTGTGTTGTGGGTGTTGCTGGTGTTTGTATTCGCGGACATGGTATACTTGCGCTACGCCTTTTTTGCCCAAGAAGGCGATACTGTGTTGACGTTTATGTGGTTCCCGTTGTTTATCCTCGCTGTGTCTGCACTCGTGGCCTGGTGGAAATCCCGGGAGACCAATTTCAAGGCGTTTGCCTCTACGATTTTCTTTATGTTTGTGTTTACGGTCATTGAGTTAATCCCTGCCCTGCGGGAAAACAACGTCAACTCTCTATGGTTTATGGTGATTCCATTGCTCGTATGCAATACGTGGCAAATTATGCAGTTACACCGTCTATTGCCGAAAAAACAGAAGTAGGAAGATGGACCTCCCATATGGAGGGATAAAAATAAGGCGGCGATTGGAGATATAGACTTCGCCGCTCACGCTTTCATCACTTACTCGGATTTGGCGTCTTCAACCGGATCCGTCTCAACCGTACTTCCCGCAATAA includes the following:
- a CDS encoding Mrp/NBP35 family ATP-binding protein, which gives rise to MLTEDKILEALKDVKDPEINQSLVELNMIRDVQVNGDIVSLTVVLTIPGCPLKAKIEEDVVNKVKALGAKEVHVTFGSMTDEERAKLSAKLRGQRRGDAPKSQKLLSPMLAEDSPTQFIAVASGKGGVGKSTITVNLAVALARKGKRVGIIDADIYGFSVPDMMGVDQRPTVIDKTILPVERYGVKIISMGFFVQENAPVIWRGPMLGKMLRNFFTEVHWDEMDYMLIDLPPGTGDMALDVHQLIPKSKEIIVTTPHPTAAFVAARAGAMALHTNHEILGVVENMAYYECSDCGHKDYIFGQGGGEKLAKELKTTLLAQIPLGVPDHDISDPDASPSVYAADSRTGKIYDHLADEVLDRCPQPVMG
- a CDS encoding N-acetylmuramoyl-L-alanine amidase, whose product is MALNIALALRDYLQQAGAYVVMTRESDTDLANERTKGHRKRKVEDLKARVKLIRETEPNFVVSIHVNSIGSSRWYGAQTFYHPAFEESKRLAHLIQHQFIQHLRNTTRVAKQESNIFLLKSSHVPAVLVEVGFLSNPREAELLGRESYQDRVASSIYKGILSYFAGETLPEVQ
- the gerD gene encoding spore germination lipoprotein GerD, whose amino-acid sequence is MKKWLVAICLTFLIVSCTPQERPQSSPDYQETKQMVIDILKTEDGKKTIQDMMKDPEFKEKIMMTDTDMAQAVNKAISDPKNEKNLQKMFQDPKVAANFAKATQKQHEEMIKQLMKDPEYQKMLTDVMKNPDFEKQMTDLMKTEPYRKQLMVIMTEALDNPVFKEKYMQLMIKANEEALKKEDQGGQGGDSGQSGGGSGS
- the rpsI gene encoding 30S ribosomal protein S9 — translated: MAEVQYYGTGRRKESVARVWLVPGEGRITVNKRDLDDYFGLETLKAIVKQPLVLTDTLDRYDVKVNVSGGGFTGQAGAIRHGIARALLKVDPDLRPVLKKAGFLTRDPRMKERKKYGLKAARRAPQFSKR
- the truA gene encoding tRNA pseudouridine(38-40) synthase TruA, with the protein product MQKIKLTIAYDGTDFHGFQAQTRRDATIRTVQSVLEESLERVTGHPVPVTGAGRTDAGVHAKAQVVTFESAGAVPVERWPRVLNHRLPRDVVVISARSVPPSFHPRYDAVAKVYRYTIDTAPVPDIFTRRFCTHFTEALDVERMQQAARYLIGKHDFTSFSAARAQVSNRIRTLRKVDVWTDGTYVHFLYEGNGFLQHMVRILTGTLVEVGITERQPDDIPHILKAKDRREAGRTMPPEGLTLWKVKYS
- a CDS encoding transposase — encoded protein: MSNFAHILNDRFSIVAATRDDEYVAQVISTTKTMDSVHNLEDEAILDDFMGYLSETGVLHSFSTFQASQYQRVMIPFYYFLITYLAKTLLGIKAMKSLPALLFSDQGVMRTLGFSAMVLEEGYCNRGAGKRHNDTPPASPFTPQTLAEFMNKATPQEIEQLFNTNIANLAASGAFYQQVTGIIDGTDIETTPNYEGAGKVMRKKKIHNKKGVREIECVVYGWKAIVLFDQHTEIPLALKVVPIHEHESKYTRVLIEQAQRNLGKHSRITQVLMDRGFLDGTTLYWLDQQKITFVIPARSNMDVAQDARDLAQASMGVTDTRQEKQTSGRGKSKTEHILETQVTGVKALTSYVDYRDPAKPAKQYSKTGGGGCPINAVVIQRYRNEEIPADKCPVFLTNSPVDRPFVPYDAYDGRSLIENLLFREGKQGWNLEHAPTKTANGMVSHVYFTFLTIALTTAYRTWCAEQTEEGEESESSNQPSKGIRNWRRRLMQENQDQIIVFSGPYYGIFHLMTFVQLMGGQVKDQSPRETAVFRQNHHFSP
- a CDS encoding KinB-signaling pathway activation protein — translated: MTVRKWVFLFWTTLLIGGVAALVTGFVQEFISGVNYGADWGTELIFSVFGKLWAGAMFSVVAQLGFFAFVVLNYLLLSTFRHSRLYQGVLWVLLVFVFADMVYLRYAFFAQEGDTVLTFMWFPLFILAVSALVAWWKSRETNFKAFASTIFFMFVFTVIELIPALRENNVNSLWFMVIPLLVCNTWQIMQLHRLLPKKQK
- the rplM gene encoding 50S ribosomal protein L13; the protein is MRTTYMAKPNEVERKWYVVDAAGQTLGRLASEVASILRGKMKPTYTPHVDTGDYVIVINADQIQLTGKKWQKKKYYRHSGYPGGLKETTAQELMAKKPEKLIELAVKGMLPRNSLGRAQLKKLKVYAGSEHPHQAQQPETWELRG